A DNA window from Hordeum vulgare subsp. vulgare chromosome 1H, MorexV3_pseudomolecules_assembly, whole genome shotgun sequence contains the following coding sequences:
- the LOC123421949 gene encoding receptor-like protein EIX2, whose protein sequence is MPMTTMPPFRVEMAAASFLLLTIILASTTSATSSSVAIKASRTSNGGCIPAERAALLSFKAGITGDPDNRLASWQQGAHDCCRWSGVTCSHRTGHVVKLDLHQDIPMVYYLSDDDPENHSLRGQLSPSLLALTRLKYLDLSQNYLLGDAKAMPGFLGSIKSLTYLNLSNTDFHGLVPPQLGNLSNLVQLDIQGNIFGGYQYSKDISWLTRLRSLEHLNMGSVGLPEVVDWVHMVGALPNLVVLILFQCGLTNSNVPSSFVHHNLTLLEVIDLTGNQFSSPDTPNWLWNVTSLRSLRLVECGLSGTFANKLGNLTLLENFAFGFNNVDGMIPRALQNMCHLRSLDLSFNNISMDIKEYIDLSENYLEVIIGSHWVPPFNLESAQLSYCNLGPKFPKWLRWQKSIGELIIPNTGLVDRVPDWFWTTFSEATWLDISLNQLSGDLSFNLEFMSMTTLLMQSNLLTGLIPKLPGTIKVLDISRNFLNGFVADLGAQNLQVAVLFSNAISGTIPTSICRMRKLRILDLSNNLLSKELPDCGQEEMKQQNPSGNDSSKFISPSSFGLNITILLLSNNSFSSGFPLLLRQCPSLNFLDLTQNRFTGELPGWINEAMPGLIMLRLRSNNFSGHIPVEIMGLHNVRILDLSNNKFSGAVPQYIENLKALSSNETTFDNPFEEAYDGEYRSAHIGMINVSITVVMKGQELEYGDNIVYLMSIDLSCNNLTGQIPNELSSLVGLISLNLSSNLLSGNIPYNIGKLRSVESLDLSRNKLGGEIPQSLSDLTYLSNLNLSYNDLSGRIPSGHQLDTLKADDPASMYIGNPGLCGHPVSMQCPGPATGPPTNGDPERLPEDGLSQIDFLLGSIIGFVVGAWMVFFGLLFMKRRRYAYFGLLDNLYDRLYVISVVTWRKWFGPPV, encoded by the exons ATGCCCATGACCACCATGCCTCCGTTCCGGGTCGAAATGGCTGCAGCAAGCTTCCTTTTGCTAACCATCATCCTAGCCAGCACCACcagcgccacctcctcctccgtcgccaTCAAGGCGAGCCGAACATCCAACGGGGGCTGCATCCCGGCCGAGAGGGCCGCGCTGCTCTCCTTCAAGGCCGGCATCACAGGCGACCCGGACAATCGTCTCGCTTCATGGCAGCAGGGTGCGCATGACTGCTGCCGGTGGAGTGGCGTCACCTGCAGCCATCGGACAGGCCACGTCGTCAAGCTCGACCtccaccaagatattccaatggtGTATTACTTATCTGATGATGACCCTGAGAACCACTCACTGCGTGGTCAGTTATCTCCTTCTTTGCTTGCTCTCACACGCCTCAAATATCTCGACCTTAGCCAGAACTATCTCCTCGGAGATGCAAAGGCTATGCCGGGGTTCTTGGGCTCTATCAAGAGTTTGACTTATCTCAACCTCTCCAATACGGATTTTCATGGTCTAGTGCCTCCTCAGTTAGGCAACCTCTCCAACCTAGTACAGCTTGACATACAAGGTAATATTTTTGGCGGTTATCAATACTCAAAGGATATATCTTGGTTAACGCGTCTTCGCTCGCTAGAGCATCTTAACATGGGCTCCGTCGGCCTCCCTGAAGTCGTCGACTGGGTCCATATGGTCGGCGCACTTCCTAATTTGGTTGTACTGATTCTGTTTCAATGTGGACTTACTAATAGTAATGTTCCATCCTCGTTTGTACACCACAACCTTACACTTCTTGAAGTGATTGACCTCACTGGTAACCAATTCAGCAGTCCAGATACACCCAACTGGTTATGGAATGTAACTAGCCTCAGGAGCCTGCGGTTAGTGGAATGTGGATTATCAGGCACGTTTGCTAACAAGCTCGGAAACTTGACCTTGTTAGAGAATTTTGCCTTTGGATTCAACAACGTTGATGGAATGATACCACGAGCACTGCAAAATATGTGTCATCTAAGGTCTCTAGATCTCAGCTTCAATAACATCAGCATGGACATAAAAGAG TACATTGACTTATCTGAGAATTATTTGGAAGTTATTATTGGCTCGCATTGGGTACCTCCGTTCAACTTGGAATCAGCACAGTTATCATATTGTAATTTGGGTCCCAAGTTTCCTAAATGGCTTCGATGGCAGAAGAGCATCGGTGAACTTATTATTCCAAACACAGGTCTAGTTGATAGGGTCCCAGATTGGTTTTGGACTACCTTTTCGGAAGCTACATGGTTGGATATCTCCTTGAACCAACTTAGCGGAGACTTATCATTCAATCTCGAATTCATGTCAATGACTACACTTTTAATGCAATCAAATCTACTGACAGGTTTGATACCCAAGTTACCAGGTACAATTAAGGTATTGGACATATCCAGAAACTTCTTAAATGGGTTTGTAGCAGATTTAGGAGCCCAAAATTTGCAAGTTGCAGTTCTGTTTTCCAATGCTATATCCGGGACTATTCCGACGTCTATTTGTCGAATGCGGAAATTGCGGATCTTAGATCTTTCAAACAACCTGCTTTCAAAGGAACTTCCTGATTGTGGCCAAGAAGAGATGAAACAGCAGAACCCTTCTGGCAATGACTCTTCAAAATTCATTTCACCGAGTTCTTTCGGTTTGAATATCACTATTCTTCTTCTtagcaacaacagtttttcaagtGGATTTCCTTTGCTTCTACGACAATGTCCAAGTCTTAATTTCCTAGATCTAACCCAGAATAGATTCACCGGAGAGTTGCCTGGGTGGATCAATGAAGCCATGCCAGGTTTGATTATGCTACGGTTAAGATCGAACAACTTTTCTGGTCACATTCCAGTTGAAATAATGGGACTTCACAATGTTCGAATTCTGGATTTGTCCAATAATAAATTTTCTGGGGCCGTACCGCAATATATAGAAAACTTGAAAGCATTGAGTAGCAATGAGACAACATTTGATAATCCTTTCGAAGAAGCATACGATGGTGAGTATCGTTCCGctcatataggaatgatcaatgtTAGCATCACAGTGGTCATGAAAGGGCAAGAGCTTGAGTATGGGGACAATATTGTATATCTGATGAGCATTGATTTGTCTTGCAACAATTTGACTGGACAGATCCCAAATGAACTAAGCTCCCTTGTTGGTCTCATAAGTTTGAATTTATCATCAAACTTGTTGAGTGGAAATATCCCATATAATATTGGCAAACTTCGATCAGTGGAGTCCCTTGACCTCTCAAGGAACAAACTAGGTGGTGAAATCCCTCAGAGCTTATCAGATTTGACATACCTGAGCAATCTAAACTTGTCATACAATGATCTGTCTGGAAGAATACCCTCGGGGCATCAATTGGACACCCTCAAGGCAGATGACCCAGCTTCTATGTACATTGGCAATCCTGGTCTTTGTGGACATCCAGTTTCAATGCAATGTCCTGGTCCTGCTACAGGTCCTCCAACCAACGGAGATCCAGAAAGGTTGCCTGAAGATGGCTTgtctcagattgattttcttttaGGATCAATTATTGGTTTTGTGGTGGGCGCTTGGATGGTGTTTTTTGGACTTCTCTTCATGAAGAGACGGAGGTATGCTTATTTCGGGCTACTCGACAACCTATATGACAGGTTGTATGTCATTTCTGTTGTTACTTGGCGAAAATGGTTCGGACCACCGGTGTGA